A part of Streptomyces sp. NBC_01451 genomic DNA contains:
- a CDS encoding FecCD family ABC transporter permease: MTARPARTARTARRTAATTAVAVLALLAVAGVALLSLAVGTRPVPPSAVLDALLHGGNTPDALVVRSLRVPRTEIGLTAGAALGLAGAALQGVTRNPLADPGILGLSQGAAAGVVIAIALGLANGFGGYVRYAFAGAVAAACLVYVIAARGRGGASPVKLALAGTALSAMTAGATTVVLTSSSATLDQFRFWQVGALSGRDADTVGRMLPFLLGGALLVLGCARGLDALALGDDTARALGHRVHAVRGAAALGATLLTAAAVAAAGPIAFVGLAVPHLARRLVPGGHRHVLPLSALLGAALLLAADVAGRVVRAPAEVPAGVMTALVGVPVLVVLVRRKKVADT; the protein is encoded by the coding sequence GTGACCGCACGTCCAGCGCGTACCGCCCGTACAGCACGACGTACCGCGGCCACCACCGCCGTCGCCGTCCTCGCCCTCCTGGCCGTCGCCGGCGTCGCCCTCCTCAGCCTCGCCGTCGGCACCCGTCCCGTGCCGCCGTCCGCCGTCCTCGACGCGCTGCTGCACGGCGGGAACACTCCGGACGCGCTGGTCGTACGTTCGCTGCGGGTGCCCCGGACCGAGATCGGGCTGACCGCCGGGGCCGCCCTCGGGCTCGCCGGGGCCGCGTTGCAGGGCGTCACCCGTAATCCGCTCGCCGACCCAGGGATCCTCGGGCTCAGCCAGGGCGCGGCGGCCGGGGTCGTGATCGCCATCGCGCTCGGGCTCGCGAACGGCTTCGGCGGGTACGTCCGGTACGCGTTCGCCGGTGCCGTCGCCGCCGCCTGTCTCGTGTACGTCATCGCCGCGCGCGGCCGTGGCGGCGCCTCACCCGTGAAACTCGCGCTGGCGGGTACCGCCCTGTCCGCGATGACCGCCGGCGCCACCACCGTCGTCCTCACCTCCTCCTCCGCCACGCTCGACCAGTTCCGCTTCTGGCAGGTGGGCGCGCTCAGTGGCCGGGACGCCGACACCGTGGGGCGCATGCTGCCGTTCCTGCTCGGCGGGGCGCTGCTCGTGCTGGGCTGCGCCCGTGGCCTCGACGCCCTCGCGCTCGGCGACGACACGGCCCGGGCGCTCGGACACCGGGTGCATGCCGTACGGGGGGCTGCGGCGCTCGGCGCCACCCTGCTGACGGCCGCCGCGGTCGCCGCCGCCGGGCCGATCGCGTTCGTCGGCCTCGCCGTGCCCCACCTGGCCCGGCGCCTCGTCCCCGGCGGCCACCGCCACGTCCTCCCGCTGTCCGCCCTGCTGGGCGCGGCCCTGCTGCTGGCAGCCGACGTAGCCGGACGCGTCGTACGGGCCCCGGCCGAAGTGCCCGCCGGTGTCATGACGGCGCTGGTGGGCGTACCGGTGCTGGTGGTGCTCGTACGGCGGAAGAAGGTGGCGGACACGTGA
- a CDS encoding FecCD family ABC transporter permease: MTGAPVRPSVARDGSLPRGVTVLRLRPRLSLLLHRRSAAVTAGLLALLALVMGVSACAGQTYVPPGEVWATVRHGGGAYDLVVNELRVPRIVLGALVGAALGLAGALVQSVTRNPLASPDVIGVGHGAAAATVLALATGVAASPGAMPAVSVAGGLAAATLVYVLAWRRGMQASRFVLTGVGIGVALSAVVQLYLTDSELEAAEQVKLWLTGSLNGRGWEQAGPLGVVLLLCLPALVWASRALRPLGLDADTAAALGVRVQRTQLGLTVLGVVLAATATGAAGPIGFVALTAPQLARRLTRTPQLPLLGSALTGAVVLVGADLVSRTLLPPLEIPVGALTALVGGPYLLWLLAAPGNRRLDHA, encoded by the coding sequence GTGACCGGCGCTCCCGTACGGCCGTCCGTCGCCCGGGACGGCTCCCTTCCTCGCGGGGTCACCGTCCTGCGGCTGCGGCCCCGGCTCTCCCTTCTCCTGCACCGGCGGTCCGCCGCCGTCACCGCCGGGCTCCTCGCGCTGCTCGCGCTGGTGATGGGGGTGTCCGCGTGCGCCGGGCAGACGTACGTTCCGCCCGGGGAGGTGTGGGCGACCGTCCGGCACGGGGGCGGGGCGTACGACCTCGTCGTCAACGAGCTGCGGGTGCCGCGGATCGTGCTCGGGGCGCTCGTCGGGGCCGCCCTCGGGCTCGCCGGGGCGCTCGTGCAGAGCGTGACGCGCAATCCGCTGGCCAGCCCGGACGTCATCGGCGTCGGGCACGGGGCCGCCGCCGCGACCGTACTGGCACTCGCCACCGGGGTGGCCGCCTCCCCGGGGGCCATGCCCGCCGTGTCCGTCGCGGGCGGGCTCGCGGCCGCCACGCTGGTGTACGTGCTCGCCTGGCGGCGCGGGATGCAGGCGAGCCGGTTCGTGCTCACGGGGGTGGGGATCGGCGTCGCGCTCTCCGCGGTGGTCCAGCTCTACCTCACCGACAGCGAGCTGGAGGCCGCCGAGCAGGTCAAGCTGTGGCTCACGGGGAGTCTGAACGGGCGGGGCTGGGAGCAGGCGGGGCCGTTGGGCGTCGTACTGCTGCTCTGTCTGCCCGCGCTGGTGTGGGCGAGCCGGGCGCTGCGGCCCCTAGGGCTCGACGCCGACACCGCCGCCGCTCTCGGGGTGCGGGTGCAGCGGACGCAGCTCGGGCTGACCGTTCTCGGGGTCGTCCTCGCCGCCACCGCGACCGGCGCCGCCGGGCCGATCGGGTTCGTCGCGCTGACCGCGCCCCAGCTGGCTCGGCGGCTCACCCGTACGCCTCAACTGCCTTTGCTCGGCTCGGCGTTGACGGGTGCGGTGGTGCTGGTGGGGGCCGATCTGGTGTCCCGCACGCTGCTGCCCCCACTGGAAATCCCAGTGGGGGCACTCACGGCGCTGGTGGGCGGCCCGTACCTGCTGTGGCTCCTGGCCGCCCCTGGAAACCGTCGCCTGGATCACGCCTAA
- a CDS encoding LLM class flavin-dependent oxidoreductase: MNIGVLLPTGTAQWGPADDPRELIAFGRYAERSGFSSLFANDSLISPRIEALTMLAALAPVTETVTLGTAALMPFLRRPIQAAQALASIDLLSGGRLTVTVGAGFPGRFGRPLYTLSELPWERRFARLDETVALWRALWDGADAFHGEILRFDDVPPTTRPPRAGGPPIWLGGASPAALARTGRLYDGWLPYPPDPADYASGLRNVHKAATEAGRETEDITPALFFSVRIDNDIESGRRALDDYARATYGMPLEELEKIQAVVTGSTDQVLEHLGQYVAAGARHIVARLGALDLHSQRDQLERIADLIPAVQAAAAHASTSESS; this comes from the coding sequence ATGAACATCGGTGTACTGCTCCCGACCGGAACCGCCCAGTGGGGCCCTGCCGACGACCCTCGCGAGCTGATTGCCTTCGGCCGCTACGCCGAACGCTCGGGCTTCTCCTCGCTCTTCGCCAACGATTCTCTCATCAGCCCACGCATCGAGGCGCTCACGATGCTGGCCGCACTTGCCCCGGTGACCGAGACCGTGACACTGGGCACAGCGGCACTGATGCCGTTCCTCCGTCGGCCGATCCAGGCCGCGCAGGCACTTGCGTCGATCGACCTGCTGTCCGGTGGCCGGCTCACCGTGACCGTCGGCGCCGGCTTCCCCGGCCGCTTCGGGCGGCCCCTCTACACTCTGTCCGAGCTGCCGTGGGAAAGGCGCTTCGCCCGCCTGGACGAGACTGTTGCACTGTGGCGGGCCCTGTGGGACGGAGCCGACGCCTTCCACGGCGAGATCCTCCGGTTCGATGACGTCCCGCCCACGACCAGGCCGCCCCGAGCCGGCGGCCCGCCCATCTGGCTCGGCGGCGCGTCCCCCGCAGCACTGGCCCGCACTGGCCGACTGTACGACGGATGGCTGCCCTACCCGCCTGACCCCGCCGACTACGCGTCCGGCCTCCGCAACGTCCACAAAGCGGCGACCGAAGCAGGACGCGAGACCGAGGACATCACCCCCGCACTATTCTTCTCGGTACGGATCGACAACGACATCGAGAGCGGCCGTCGGGCACTGGACGACTACGCGCGGGCCACATACGGCATGCCACTGGAGGAGCTGGAAAAGATCCAGGCAGTGGTCACCGGCTCCACGGACCAGGTGCTTGAGCACCTAGGACAGTACGTCGCCGCCGGTGCTCGGCACATCGTCGCCCGCCTCGGTGCCCTGGACCTGCACTCCCAGCGCGACCAGCTCGAACGGATCGCAGACCTGATCCCCGCCGTCCAAGCGGCAGCGGCTCACGCCTCCACCTCGGAAAGCTCCTGA
- a CDS encoding helix-turn-helix domain-containing protein, translated as MDFPRTLRERRTRRHVSQLDLALRAGTTQRYLSFIESGRSVPGRNMVVRLAESLELPLRERNELLLAAGYAPAYPESSLDDPVLAPVRTAIDHILRGHLPYPALVVDRGGDLIAANSAFDLITEGAADELVGPGTNIYRLALHPDGLAPRILNLAEWARHILVRLGHLEELRAELTRYVPELEPSAGQLGFAVPLRLRSSYGELRLMTTVTTFATAVDVTLAELKLEAFLPADPATAEALSAAAGAMACAAAAQEPGNM; from the coding sequence GTGGACTTCCCTCGTACGCTTCGTGAACGTCGTACCCGCCGTCATGTCAGCCAGCTCGATCTGGCGCTGCGAGCTGGCACCACCCAGCGCTACCTCAGTTTCATTGAATCTGGCAGGTCTGTTCCGGGCCGGAACATGGTCGTGCGCCTGGCCGAGTCGCTGGAGCTGCCGCTGCGGGAGCGCAATGAGCTGCTGCTGGCCGCCGGGTATGCGCCCGCCTACCCGGAGAGCTCACTGGACGATCCGGTGCTGGCCCCCGTGCGTACTGCGATCGACCACATCCTCCGCGGGCATCTGCCGTATCCGGCGCTGGTTGTGGACCGGGGCGGTGACCTGATCGCCGCGAACTCCGCTTTCGACCTGATCACCGAGGGCGCGGCTGACGAGCTGGTGGGTCCGGGCACGAATATTTACCGCCTGGCGCTGCATCCCGACGGACTGGCTCCCCGCATCCTCAATCTCGCCGAGTGGGCGCGCCACATCCTGGTGCGCCTTGGCCACCTGGAGGAGTTGCGCGCCGAGCTCACCAGGTACGTTCCCGAGCTGGAGCCGTCCGCCGGGCAACTCGGTTTCGCGGTGCCACTCCGCCTGCGGTCCTCGTACGGTGAGCTCCGCCTGATGACGACTGTGACAACCTTCGCGACCGCCGTCGACGTGACGCTTGCCGAGCTGAAGCTGGAGGCGTTCCTGCCGGCCGACCCGGCGACTGCCGAGGCTCTCTCAGCAGCCGCCGGGGCAATGGCTTGTGCTGCCGCCGCTCAGGAGCCCGGGAACATGTAG
- a CDS encoding transposase, which translates to MSGVITTSEPSWIAPFTGLSPSAFGKLVAQLRREGADASGRGRPWKLSLEDRVLLVTAYWRTNLTLRQLALLFGVSKSAADRVIDHLGPKLALQPRKRCAKDTVLIVDGTLIPTRDHKVAEQSKNYRYSTNHQVVIDADTRRVVVVGRPLPGNRNDCRAWAESGAKAAVGNTTTIADGGYPGTGLVLPHRRRKGEELSARKQAHNKSHKQVRARVEHVLGRMKAWKILRDCRLRGDGVHHAISGIARMHNLMLAE; encoded by the coding sequence GTGAGTGGTGTGATTACGACGTCGGAACCGTCCTGGATAGCTCCGTTCACTGGGCTGAGCCCGTCGGCCTTCGGCAAGCTGGTGGCGCAGCTGCGGCGCGAGGGCGCCGACGCGTCCGGCCGGGGACGACCGTGGAAGCTGTCGCTGGAGGACCGAGTGCTGCTGGTGACGGCGTACTGGCGAACGAACCTGACACTGCGACAGCTGGCCTTGCTGTTCGGGGTGTCGAAGTCTGCCGCCGACCGCGTCATCGACCACCTCGGCCCGAAGCTCGCGCTCCAGCCACGCAAGCGGTGCGCGAAGGACACGGTGCTGATCGTGGACGGCACCCTGATCCCGACCAGGGACCACAAGGTGGCCGAGCAGTCGAAGAATTACCGCTACTCCACCAACCATCAGGTGGTCATCGACGCCGACACCCGACGGGTGGTCGTGGTCGGCCGACCGCTGCCGGGGAATCGCAACGACTGCCGAGCCTGGGCCGAGTCCGGCGCCAAGGCCGCCGTCGGGAACACCACTACGATCGCCGACGGCGGCTATCCGGGCACCGGCCTGGTCCTCCCGCACCGCCGCCGCAAGGGCGAGGAACTCTCGGCTCGGAAGCAGGCCCACAACAAGAGTCACAAGCAGGTGAGAGCCCGCGTCGAGCACGTCCTCGGCCGCATGAAGGCGTGGAAGATCCTGCGCGATTGTCGCCTACGCGGTGACGGCGTCCACCATGCGATATCCGGCATTGCCCGCATGCACAACCTCATGCTCGCCGAGTAG
- a CDS encoding transposase family protein, which translates to MVVTDGEGRVLWCSPTEPGSCADITHARQLGLVGLLAGGPAVEILADAGYQGLGAQTGGRVVTPQHRKFKKNAPDWYEEMYERQRKAHSSRRIRVEHGIAHLKNWRALARHLGRREHMSDTVQAIAGLLSHQRTADLTSAQQM; encoded by the coding sequence ATGGTGGTCACGGACGGCGAAGGACGCGTGCTGTGGTGCAGCCCGACCGAGCCCGGGAGTTGCGCGGACATCACCCACGCACGCCAGTTGGGGCTGGTCGGGCTCCTGGCCGGTGGGCCCGCGGTCGAGATCCTCGCCGATGCCGGCTACCAGGGGCTCGGCGCGCAGACCGGCGGACGTGTAGTGACACCACAGCACCGCAAGTTCAAGAAGAACGCCCCGGACTGGTACGAGGAGATGTACGAGCGCCAGCGCAAGGCGCATTCCTCACGCCGCATCCGGGTCGAGCACGGCATCGCACATCTCAAGAACTGGCGGGCGCTGGCCCGCCACCTCGGCCGCCGCGAGCACATGAGCGACACGGTGCAAGCCATCGCCGGCCTGCTGTCCCACCAGCGGACCGCGGATCTGACATCGGCTCAGCAGATGTGA
- a CDS encoding NAD(P)-dependent alcohol dehydrogenase translates to MTTVAAYAAPSAKAPLERTTIERREVGEFDVLIDIKFAGICHSDIHQAREGWGEAIFPMVPGHEIAGVVEAVGAGVTKFAVGDHVGVGCLVDSCRECENCEAGLEQYCLKGGVGTYNALDKNGEPTYGGYSEKIVVDESFTVRIPDGLSLDVAAPLLCAGITTYSPLKHWNAGPGKKVAILGMGGLGHMGVKIANALGAEVTVLSQSLRKKEDGLKLGAAHYYATSDEATFKELRGTFDIILSTVSAPLNLDTYLSLLKTDGAFVNVGAPEEPVALNLFSVIAGRKTLAGSGIGGIQETQEMLDFCAEHGLGSEIELISASEINDAYERVLASDVRYRFVIDAATI, encoded by the coding sequence ATGACCACTGTCGCTGCATACGCCGCCCCCTCCGCCAAGGCTCCCCTGGAGCGCACCACCATCGAGCGTCGCGAGGTCGGCGAGTTCGACGTCCTGATCGACATCAAGTTCGCCGGCATCTGCCACTCCGACATCCACCAGGCCCGCGAGGGCTGGGGCGAGGCCATCTTCCCGATGGTCCCCGGCCACGAGATCGCCGGTGTCGTCGAGGCCGTCGGTGCCGGTGTCACCAAGTTCGCAGTCGGCGACCACGTGGGTGTCGGCTGTCTGGTCGACTCCTGCCGCGAGTGCGAGAACTGCGAGGCCGGCCTGGAGCAGTACTGCCTCAAGGGCGGCGTCGGCACCTACAACGCCCTCGACAAGAACGGTGAGCCGACCTACGGCGGCTACTCCGAGAAGATCGTCGTGGACGAGAGCTTCACCGTCCGCATCCCCGACGGCCTCTCCCTCGACGTGGCCGCGCCGCTGCTCTGCGCCGGCATCACCACGTACTCCCCGCTGAAGCACTGGAACGCCGGCCCCGGCAAGAAGGTCGCGATCCTCGGCATGGGCGGCCTCGGCCACATGGGCGTCAAGATCGCGAACGCGCTCGGCGCCGAGGTCACCGTCCTCTCGCAGTCCCTCCGCAAGAAGGAGGACGGCCTGAAGCTGGGCGCCGCGCACTACTACGCGACCAGCGACGAGGCCACCTTCAAGGAGCTGCGCGGCACCTTCGACATCATCCTGTCCACGGTCTCGGCTCCCCTGAACCTGGACACCTACCTGTCCCTCCTCAAGACGGACGGCGCGTTCGTGAACGTCGGCGCCCCCGAGGAGCCCGTCGCGCTGAACCTCTTCTCGGTGATCGCCGGCCGCAAGACCCTCGCGGGCTCCGGCATCGGCGGCATCCAGGAGACCCAGGAGATGCTGGACTTCTGCGCCGAGCACGGCCTGGGCTCCGAGATCGAGCTGATCAGCGCCTCGGAGATCAACGACGCGTACGAGCGGGTCCTCGCGAGCGACGTCCGCTACCGCTTCGTGATCGACGCGGCGACGATCTAG
- a CDS encoding helix-turn-helix domain-containing protein — protein MDEHPDRPDLPDRADRAYPVDASGNGRTPGAGAGAGGALDRRAELSEFLRTRRARLKPEDVGLPDFGRHRRVPGLRREELAQLAGVSVAYYTRLEQGNGRNVSAEVLDAIARALRLTSAEHAHLTHLAKPKQHKKKPSVRAQVVRGTLRQLLDTMDGVPAYIAGRRTDVLAWNAMASSLFGDWAELPPQDRNWARLVFLRPEYHDLFMDWEQKAIDIVCHLRMDAGCYPEDPRLSALVGELSVKSEEFRRLWATHDVKEKNYGVKRFRHPLVGELTLNYESFRLPDDGDQALIVYHAEPGSSSAEGLRLLASWGRDATRAGTIS, from the coding sequence ATGGACGAACATCCCGATCGCCCCGATCTCCCCGACCGCGCCGATCGCGCTTATCCGGTGGACGCCTCCGGGAACGGGCGGACCCCCGGGGCCGGGGCCGGGGCCGGGGGTGCCCTGGACCGGCGTGCCGAGCTCAGTGAGTTCCTGCGCACCCGGCGGGCCCGGCTCAAGCCGGAGGACGTGGGGCTGCCGGACTTCGGGCGGCACCGCCGGGTGCCCGGGCTGCGCCGCGAGGAGCTGGCCCAGCTGGCCGGGGTGTCCGTCGCCTACTACACGCGGCTCGAACAGGGCAACGGGCGGAACGTCTCCGCGGAGGTCCTCGACGCCATCGCCCGCGCCCTGCGGCTGACGAGCGCCGAGCACGCCCACCTCACGCACCTCGCCAAGCCGAAGCAGCACAAGAAGAAGCCGTCGGTACGGGCACAGGTGGTGCGCGGGACGCTGCGGCAGCTGCTCGACACGATGGACGGGGTGCCGGCGTACATCGCCGGGCGGCGTACGGACGTCCTGGCGTGGAACGCGATGGCCTCGTCCCTCTTCGGGGACTGGGCCGAGCTGCCGCCGCAGGACCGGAACTGGGCGCGGCTGGTGTTCCTGCGGCCCGAGTACCACGACCTGTTCATGGACTGGGAGCAGAAGGCGATCGACATCGTCTGCCATCTGCGCATGGACGCCGGCTGCTACCCGGAGGACCCGAGGCTGTCCGCGCTGGTGGGTGAGCTGTCGGTGAAGAGCGAGGAGTTCCGGCGGCTGTGGGCGACCCACGACGTCAAGGAGAAGAACTACGGGGTGAAGCGGTTCCGGCATCCCCTGGTGGGCGAACTGACCCTGAACTACGAGTCGTTCAGGCTCCCGGACGACGGCGACCAGGCCCTGATCGTCTACCACGCGGAACCGGGGTCCTCGTCGGCGGAGGGCCTGCGCCTGCTTGCCAGCTGGGGCCGGGACGCGACCAGGGCCGGCACGATTTCCTGA
- a CDS encoding S8 family peptidase: MTGPASAKADVKAEQQRATSAAQKLQPAHRITLITGDRVAVDAKGRVVGLERAAGREKIPVQIRKADGHTLVIPADAARLVSSGKLDQRLFDVTELNKAATRRSQQKGLKVIVGYTGAATATKADVRDAGTLRRTLKFLNADAVQTPQKDTPELWDAVTNGDRTAAGIAHVWLDGTRKASLDKSVPQIGAPKAWAAGYDGKGVKIAVLDTGVDATHPDLKDQVIAAKNFSTATSTTDKFGHGTHVASIAAGTGAKSGGKYKGVAPGAKILNGKVLDDTGSGDDSGIVAGMEWAAEQGAEVVNLSLGGQDTPEVDPLEATVNKLSAEKGILFAIAAGNSGPESVGSPGSADNALTVGAVDDKDLLADFSSTGPRVGDGAIKPDVTAPGVDITAASAKGSLIESEVGENPAGYLTISGTSMATPHVAGAAAILKQEHPTWTYAEIKGALTGSAKGGKYTPFQQGSGRIQVDQAIKQTVIADPASVSFGTQAWPHTDDTPVTKPLTYRNLGKTDVTLKLTATATNPKGQAAPAGFFKLAATTLKVPANGSATVGYTVNTKLGGTLDGAYSSYVTATAGAQSVRTAAAVNREVESYDVTIKHIDKAGQPTGEYNTILLGYSGLATDRGYQVPTAATGTTTMRLPKGTYLLDGWIAKDFTKPDLGGEGLDWVVQPKLAVTKNLSVTIDARTTKAADITVPDADAKPQSAMINYMYDTPGIGIGVALDSFANVRMAHLGAEVTGLSQTWFGQFSKGAGAEYDAITTAKVKKITGDKVRHFKASEFAKVSNRLGAGAPNKTGALGVIAFLPEDFAFGSLVEQALPGTRTTYMSTGEKVQWLFDFTQFKGKDAQGFPIPEAYYTLGMAQTLKAGGTYARTFNTAVFGPRLLPDFGVFRDGNYIFGVVPLFSDGAGHPGSSDFTSVTTTLYRNGQKIGTNDDPLFGGKAFTVPAGDAAYKLTTSVKRSVKVAQASTRIDASWTFRSKKPGEDGAQLPVSSVRFNAAVGLDNKVAAGTKVTFPVVVEGAARGSNLKSLSVYASYDYGKTWKKLTVKNGKVTVVNPAKGAAISFHAKISDKKGNKSTISIYNAYYGK; encoded by the coding sequence ATGACCGGCCCGGCGTCCGCGAAGGCCGACGTGAAGGCGGAGCAGCAGCGTGCGACCAGCGCCGCACAGAAGCTCCAGCCCGCGCACCGCATCACACTGATCACCGGTGACCGTGTCGCCGTCGACGCCAAGGGCCGCGTCGTCGGCCTGGAACGGGCGGCGGGACGCGAGAAGATACCCGTGCAGATCCGCAAGGCCGACGGGCACACGCTCGTCATACCGGCCGACGCGGCCCGGCTGGTGTCGAGCGGCAAGCTCGACCAACGGCTCTTCGACGTCACGGAGTTGAACAAGGCGGCGACCCGTAGGTCCCAGCAGAAGGGGCTGAAGGTCATCGTCGGCTACACGGGGGCGGCGACCGCCACCAAGGCCGACGTCCGTGACGCGGGCACACTCCGCCGGACGCTGAAGTTCCTCAACGCGGACGCCGTGCAGACGCCGCAGAAGGACACTCCCGAACTCTGGGACGCGGTGACCAACGGGGACCGGACCGCCGCCGGCATCGCGCACGTCTGGCTCGACGGCACCCGCAAGGCAAGCCTCGACAAGTCCGTGCCGCAGATCGGCGCGCCGAAGGCGTGGGCGGCCGGCTACGACGGCAAGGGCGTCAAGATCGCCGTCCTGGACACGGGTGTCGACGCCACCCACCCGGACCTCAAGGACCAGGTGATCGCGGCCAAGAACTTCTCCACGGCCACGAGCACCACCGACAAGTTCGGCCACGGCACGCACGTCGCGTCCATCGCGGCGGGCACCGGCGCCAAGTCGGGCGGCAAGTACAAGGGTGTCGCACCCGGCGCCAAGATCCTCAACGGCAAGGTCCTGGACGACACCGGCTCCGGTGACGACTCGGGCATCGTCGCCGGTATGGAGTGGGCGGCCGAGCAGGGCGCCGAGGTCGTCAACCTCAGCCTCGGCGGCCAGGACACCCCCGAGGTGGACCCGCTGGAGGCGACGGTCAACAAGCTGTCCGCCGAGAAGGGCATCCTCTTCGCCATCGCGGCGGGCAACTCCGGTCCGGAGTCGGTCGGTTCGCCGGGCAGCGCCGACAACGCGCTCACCGTCGGCGCGGTCGACGACAAGGACCTGCTGGCCGACTTCTCCAGCACCGGCCCGCGGGTCGGCGACGGCGCCATCAAGCCGGACGTGACCGCGCCCGGCGTGGACATCACGGCCGCCTCCGCCAAGGGCAGCCTGATCGAGTCGGAGGTCGGCGAGAACCCGGCCGGCTACCTCACCATCTCGGGTACGTCGATGGCGACGCCGCATGTGGCGGGCGCGGCGGCGATCCTCAAGCAGGAGCACCCGACCTGGACGTACGCCGAGATCAAGGGCGCGCTCACCGGGTCCGCGAAGGGCGGCAAGTACACGCCGTTCCAGCAGGGTTCGGGCCGTATCCAGGTCGACCAGGCCATCAAGCAGACCGTGATCGCCGACCCCGCGTCGGTGAGCTTCGGCACGCAGGCGTGGCCGCACACCGACGACACCCCGGTCACCAAGCCGCTGACGTACCGCAACCTCGGCAAGACCGACGTCACGCTGAAGCTGACGGCGACCGCGACCAACCCGAAGGGCCAGGCCGCTCCGGCCGGCTTCTTCAAGCTGGCCGCGACGACCCTGAAGGTCCCGGCGAACGGCAGTGCCACGGTCGGCTACACCGTCAACACCAAGCTGGGCGGCACTCTCGACGGCGCGTACTCCTCGTACGTGACGGCGACGGCCGGCGCCCAGAGCGTCCGTACGGCCGCGGCGGTCAACCGTGAGGTCGAGTCGTACGACGTCACGATCAAGCACATCGACAAGGCAGGCCAGCCGACGGGCGAGTACAACACGATCCTCCTCGGCTACAGCGGCCTGGCCACCGACCGCGGCTACCAGGTCCCGACGGCGGCCACCGGCACCACGACGATGCGTCTGCCCAAGGGCACGTACCTCCTGGACGGCTGGATCGCGAAGGACTTCACCAAGCCCGACCTGGGCGGCGAGGGCCTCGACTGGGTGGTCCAGCCGAAACTGGCGGTCACCAAGAACCTCTCGGTGACGATCGACGCCCGTACCACCAAGGCGGCCGACATCACGGTGCCGGACGCCGACGCCAAGCCGCAGAGCGCGATGATCAACTACATGTACGACACCCCGGGCATCGGTATCGGCGTGGCTCTCGACTCCTTCGCCAACGTGCGGATGGCCCACCTCGGCGCCGAGGTCACCGGCCTCTCGCAGACCTGGTTCGGCCAGTTCAGCAAGGGCGCGGGCGCGGAGTACGACGCGATCACCACCGCCAAGGTCAAGAAGATCACCGGTGACAAGGTCCGCCACTTCAAGGCGAGCGAGTTCGCCAAGGTGTCGAACCGTCTCGGTGCCGGAGCGCCCAACAAGACCGGCGCCCTCGGCGTGATCGCCTTCCTGCCCGAGGACTTCGCCTTCGGTTCGCTCGTCGAGCAGGCGCTGCCGGGCACCCGTACGACGTACATGTCCACGGGCGAGAAGGTCCAGTGGCTGTTCGACTTCACCCAGTTCAAGGGCAAGGACGCACAGGGCTTCCCGATCCCCGAGGCCTACTACACGCTCGGTATGGCGCAGACGCTGAAGGCGGGCGGCACCTACGCGCGCACCTTCAACACCGCGGTCTTCGGTCCGCGGCTGCTTCCGGACTTCGGCGTCTTCCGTGACGGCAACTACATCTTCGGTGTCGTCCCGCTGTTCTCCGACGGCGCGGGCCACCCCGGCTCGTCCGACTTCACGTCGGTGACGACGACGCTCTACCGCAACGGCCAGAAGATCGGCACGAACGACGACCCGCTGTTCGGCGGGAAGGCGTTCACGGTTCCGGCGGGCGACGCCGCGTACAAGCTGACGACGTCGGTCAAGCGCAGCGTCAAGGTCGCCCAGGCGTCCACGCGGATCGACGCGAGCTGGACGTTCCGGTCGAAGAAGCCGGGAGAGGACGGGGCACAGCTCCCGGTCTCCTCGGTCCGCTTCAACGCGGCCGTCGGCCTGGACAACAAGGTCGCGGCGGGCACGAAGGTCACCTTCCCGGTCGTCGTCGAGGGCGCGGCGCGCGGCAGCAACCTGAAGTCGCTGTCGGTGTACGCGTCGTACGACTACGGCAAGACCTGGAAGAAGCTGACCGTGAAGAACGGGAAGGTCACTGTCGTGAACCCGGCGAAGGGGGCGGCGATCTCCTTCCACGCGAAGATCAGCGACAAGAAGGGCAACAAGTCGACGATCTCCATCTACAACGCCTACTACGGAAAGTAG